From the Pieris napi chromosome 20, ilPieNapi1.2, whole genome shotgun sequence genome, one window contains:
- the LOC125059826 gene encoding uncharacterized protein LOC125059826 isoform X1, with protein MKTIIFSAILLHLNWCYGLPDPRGVGVYAYQDSLGNRYGGSYGLDDKDIVRNSDPYFGQYPTVAQVPFLGNFADSFYPNYISNYDNILQEVFASNLEAQRLASYAAHKAYELTTNQIREFPNFSRFPSFGPIFGAGGLVPYDIMSRPNSAFASGAIGPGFSHQIAAINPENDAMRNIEVTNRFNDAPGNNKFYGVSSSSYSSSSNVNGKAQNLRGAETVVNNNGKITKYRVQDP; from the exons GTTTGCCTGATCCCCGAGGGGTCGGAGTATACGCATACCAAGACTCTCTTGGCAATAGGTACGGCGGCAGCTACGGCCTTGACGACAAAGACATCGTCAGGAATAGCGACCCTTACTTTGGCCAATACCCCACCGTGGCCCAAGTGCCATTCTTGGGCAACTTCGCTGATAGCTTTTAtccaaattatatttcaaactaCGATAACATTCTCCAAGA GGTGTTTGCTTCGAATTTAGAAGCTCAGAGGTTGGCATCGTACGCCGCGCACAAAGCGTACGAACTAACAACGAACCAGATTCGTGAATTTCCCAATTTCTCCAGGTTCCCCTCGTTTGGACCCATCTTTGGTGCTGGTGGTTTAGTACCATACGACATCATGTCTCGACCTAACAGCGCTTTCGCCAGTGGGGCTATAGGACCTGGTTTCAGCCACCAGATTGCCGCTATAAACCCGGAGAATGAC GCGATGAGGAACATCGAAGTAACAAACCGCTTCAACGATGCGCCtggtaacaataaattttacggTGTCTCCAGCTCCTCATACTCTTCATCATCAAACGTTAACGGAAAGGCACAGAACCTGAGAGGTGCCGAAACTGTGGTCAACAATAACGGAAAGATTACCAAATACCGCGTCCAAGATCCATAA
- the LOC125059834 gene encoding uncharacterized protein LOC125059834: MTNILSMFAASAAIIVVCNCVSTKIDFVESEKESDSKEDDVEVKHTIVVSTKLKNKGLHSTAPPDALFLSRGTKKTKQEDSGEVPIVKAYKSVDTTLIRTPDTRYKPTQRPYIIRDEFDLYPNTAFSQWQPSSFYKNINYWNEFNRPRTNHRQDPRRRIDDESREFYCRKCKELSNGSNRGCGQNPNSWLRESTTPKVKVDGKLAKLK, translated from the exons ATGACAAACATTCTTTCCATGTTCGCTGCCTCAG CTGCAATCATAGTTGTATGTAACTGCGTGTCAACGAAAATAGATTTTGTTGAGAGTGAAAAAGAAAGTGATTCCAAAGAAGATGATGTAGAGGTGAAACACACGATTGTCGTTTCgactaaacttaaaaataaaggaCTACATTCAACAG CTCCACCTGATGCTCTATTCCTGTCGAGAGGaaccaaaaaaacaaaacaggaAGACAGCGGAGAAGTGCCCATAGTAAAAGCTTACAAATCAGTTGATACTACATTAATAAGAACACCAGATACAAGATACAAACCGACTCAAAGACCATATATCATTAGGGATGAGTTTGACTTATACCCAAACACGGCGTTTTCCCAATGGCAACCATCTTCAttctacaaaaatattaactattggAACGAATTCAATAGACCCAGGACTAATCATAGACAAGACCCTCGCAGAAGAATTGATGATGAATCTCGAGAGTTCTATTGTCGAAAATGCAAAGAACTTAGTAATGGATCAAATAGAGGCTGTGGGCAAAACCCAAATTCTTGGTTACGTGAGAGCACAACTCCTAAAGTAAAGGTTGATGGCAAATTagcgaaattaaaataa
- the LOC125059826 gene encoding uncharacterized protein LOC125059826 isoform X2: MKTIIFSAILLHLNWCYGLPDPRGVGVYAYQDSLGNSNRVRRYIGPGLVGGFQPFPPFPRFPRFPRFPRFGRRLRVFASNLEAQRLASYAAHKAYELTTNQIREFPNFSRFPSFGPIFGAGGLVPYDIMSRPNSAFASGAIGPGFSHQIAAINPENDAMRNIEVTNRFNDAPGNNKFYGVSSSSYSSSSNVNGKAQNLRGAETVVNNNGKITKYRVQDP, encoded by the exons GTTTGCCTGATCCCCGAGGGGTCGGAGTATACGCATACCAAGACTCTCTTGGCAATAG taataGAGTTAGAAGATATATCGGTCCCGGGTTGGTTGGTGGTTTTCAACCGTTCCCCCCGTTTCCACGATTTCCACGATTTCCGCGATTTCCACGCTTTGGAAGAAGGTTAAG GGTGTTTGCTTCGAATTTAGAAGCTCAGAGGTTGGCATCGTACGCCGCGCACAAAGCGTACGAACTAACAACGAACCAGATTCGTGAATTTCCCAATTTCTCCAGGTTCCCCTCGTTTGGACCCATCTTTGGTGCTGGTGGTTTAGTACCATACGACATCATGTCTCGACCTAACAGCGCTTTCGCCAGTGGGGCTATAGGACCTGGTTTCAGCCACCAGATTGCCGCTATAAACCCGGAGAATGAC GCGATGAGGAACATCGAAGTAACAAACCGCTTCAACGATGCGCCtggtaacaataaattttacggTGTCTCCAGCTCCTCATACTCTTCATCATCAAACGTTAACGGAAAGGCACAGAACCTGAGAGGTGCCGAAACTGTGGTCAACAATAACGGAAAGATTACCAAATACCGCGTCCAAGATCCATAA
- the LOC125059826 gene encoding uncharacterized protein LOC125059826 isoform X5 has product MKTIIFSAILLHLNWCYGLPDPRGVGVYAYQDSLGNRVFASNLEAQRLASYAAHKAYELTTNQIREFPNFSRFPSFGPIFGAGGLVPYDIMSRPNSAFASGAIGPGFSHQIAAINPENDAMRNIEVTNRFNDAPGNNKFYGVSSSSYSSSSNVNGKAQNLRGAETVVNNNGKITKYRVQDP; this is encoded by the exons GTTTGCCTGATCCCCGAGGGGTCGGAGTATACGCATACCAAGACTCTCTTGGCAATAG GGTGTTTGCTTCGAATTTAGAAGCTCAGAGGTTGGCATCGTACGCCGCGCACAAAGCGTACGAACTAACAACGAACCAGATTCGTGAATTTCCCAATTTCTCCAGGTTCCCCTCGTTTGGACCCATCTTTGGTGCTGGTGGTTTAGTACCATACGACATCATGTCTCGACCTAACAGCGCTTTCGCCAGTGGGGCTATAGGACCTGGTTTCAGCCACCAGATTGCCGCTATAAACCCGGAGAATGAC GCGATGAGGAACATCGAAGTAACAAACCGCTTCAACGATGCGCCtggtaacaataaattttacggTGTCTCCAGCTCCTCATACTCTTCATCATCAAACGTTAACGGAAAGGCACAGAACCTGAGAGGTGCCGAAACTGTGGTCAACAATAACGGAAAGATTACCAAATACCGCGTCCAAGATCCATAA
- the LOC125059826 gene encoding uncharacterized protein LOC125059826 isoform X4: MKTIIFSAILLHLNWCYGLPDPRGVGVYAYQDSLGNSNRVRRYIGPGLVGGFQPFPPFPRFPRFPRFPRFGRRLRFPSFGPIFGAGGLVPYDIMSRPNSAFASGAIGPGFSHQIAAINPENDAMRNIEVTNRFNDAPGNNKFYGVSSSSYSSSSNVNGKAQNLRGAETVVNNNGKITKYRVQDP, translated from the exons GTTTGCCTGATCCCCGAGGGGTCGGAGTATACGCATACCAAGACTCTCTTGGCAATAG taataGAGTTAGAAGATATATCGGTCCCGGGTTGGTTGGTGGTTTTCAACCGTTCCCCCCGTTTCCACGATTTCCACGATTTCCGCGATTTCCACGCTTTGGAAGAAGGTTAAG GTTCCCCTCGTTTGGACCCATCTTTGGTGCTGGTGGTTTAGTACCATACGACATCATGTCTCGACCTAACAGCGCTTTCGCCAGTGGGGCTATAGGACCTGGTTTCAGCCACCAGATTGCCGCTATAAACCCGGAGAATGAC GCGATGAGGAACATCGAAGTAACAAACCGCTTCAACGATGCGCCtggtaacaataaattttacggTGTCTCCAGCTCCTCATACTCTTCATCATCAAACGTTAACGGAAAGGCACAGAACCTGAGAGGTGCCGAAACTGTGGTCAACAATAACGGAAAGATTACCAAATACCGCGTCCAAGATCCATAA
- the LOC125059826 gene encoding uncharacterized protein LOC125059826 isoform X3 — protein MKTIIFSAILLHLNWCYGLPDPRGVGVYAYQDSLGNRYGGSYGLDDKDIVRNSDPYFGQYPTVAQVPFLGNFADSFYPNYISNYDNILQEFPSFGPIFGAGGLVPYDIMSRPNSAFASGAIGPGFSHQIAAINPENDAMRNIEVTNRFNDAPGNNKFYGVSSSSYSSSSNVNGKAQNLRGAETVVNNNGKITKYRVQDP, from the exons GTTTGCCTGATCCCCGAGGGGTCGGAGTATACGCATACCAAGACTCTCTTGGCAATAGGTACGGCGGCAGCTACGGCCTTGACGACAAAGACATCGTCAGGAATAGCGACCCTTACTTTGGCCAATACCCCACCGTGGCCCAAGTGCCATTCTTGGGCAACTTCGCTGATAGCTTTTAtccaaattatatttcaaactaCGATAACATTCTCCAAGA GTTCCCCTCGTTTGGACCCATCTTTGGTGCTGGTGGTTTAGTACCATACGACATCATGTCTCGACCTAACAGCGCTTTCGCCAGTGGGGCTATAGGACCTGGTTTCAGCCACCAGATTGCCGCTATAAACCCGGAGAATGAC GCGATGAGGAACATCGAAGTAACAAACCGCTTCAACGATGCGCCtggtaacaataaattttacggTGTCTCCAGCTCCTCATACTCTTCATCATCAAACGTTAACGGAAAGGCACAGAACCTGAGAGGTGCCGAAACTGTGGTCAACAATAACGGAAAGATTACCAAATACCGCGTCCAAGATCCATAA